A window of the Sabethes cyaneus chromosome 1, idSabCyanKW18_F2, whole genome shotgun sequence genome harbors these coding sequences:
- the LOC128745497 gene encoding nose resistant to fluoxetine protein 6-like, with protein MICDRRSLIGQIGFLALFIAQLGFVESDQFIDHVQYDKFPKLYDYDDFEECRRTFREQYIYCVVKTHIRPDNASLLWKSLSRFSEDECHYQHRVQERGLCVQQCELSISKGTKVHSEGHTHADQLRSCINSQLRNDYNLQVESDVEIYHCYSAQNENLPFDWLEILFMVIIASVLVAVCFSTWYDLQIERASDFPDDYFSKSLGTRNERLLTAFSIPRNFRRLKEPVDSATKKDLAFMECFRFIQMHRVILLHIILVVIKVPKVNPDGIEKKLHNPITIHYVAEFQNYVQTFFSMSGMLLAINFLNHIEKNPQFDMGFFWKRLRLRLYRLVPAYAFIVLLEASISRRFMVGPVGQHLVGDSHQKCRQLWWTNLLFINNYIHTDRPCLIQTWYLAADMQLYIFSLGTLMLIWRWPFLKKYLFTAGLACGPILTVIVAYMTNASPVMTEDLKLNEQYNFGHSYFQLYQPFHMNITIYFAGMLAGFIYHRYRTSRREVLVSRLQINTFWTLVLLYFFTCISDNWIVQHRSTTSPVLLAIYATLFKHSFGALCTVIQLRTALQTRRSRFRSFCGHPIFRVLGKLCYSFFLIHFTVTLQVIGAVKQPIFFSPRGVAEFMMSIQMWMLFYGTLMCVLIELPFNVALRELLEEAKDRPVTEGKEVGTSRQQKSNGVH; from the exons ATGATCTGCGACCGGCGCAGTTTGATAGGCCAGATCGGGTTTTTGGCATTATTTATAGCTCAGCTGGGCTTCGTGGAGAGTGATCAGTTTATCGACC ATGTCCAATACGATAAATTTCCCAAACTGTACGATTACGACGATTTCGAAGAATGTCGACGAACGTTTCGAGAACAGTACATCTATTGTGTCGTGAAAACCCACATCCGGCCGGACAATGCGTCACTTCTGTGGAAGAGTCTAAGT CGCTTTTCCGAGGACGAATGTCACTACCAGCATCGAGTTCAGGAGCGCGGTTTGTGCGTTCAGCAATGCGAACTATCAATCAGCAAAGGAACGAAGGTCCACTCCGAAGGTCACACGCACGCTGACCAGCTCAGGTCCTGCATCAACTCACAGTTGCGCAACGATTACAACTTGCAGGTTGAATCGGATGTGGAAATTTACCACTGTTACAGCGCGCAAAATGAAAATCTTCCATTCG ATTGGTTGGAAATACTGTTCATGGTGATAATTGCTTCCGTGTTGGTAGCAGTTTGTTTTTCGACTTGGTACGATCTTCAAATTGAAAGGGCGTCCGACTTTCCGGATGATTACTTTTCGAAGTCACTCGGGACGCGCAACGAACGGTTGTTGACGGCCTTTTCCATACCACGAAACTTTCGTCGGCTAAAGGAACCAGTTGACAGTGCTACCAAGAAGGATCTGGCCTTCATGGAATGTTTCCGATTCATTCAAATGCATCGCGTCATACTGCTGCACATCATTCTGGTGGTGATTAAGGTTCCAAAAGTCAACCCGGATGGAATCGAGAAAAAGCTTCACAACCCGATTACAATCCATTATGTAGCGGAGTTTCAAAATTACGTGCAGACTTTCTTCTCGATGTCCGGAATGCTTTTGGCCATTAACTTTCTGAATCATATCGAGAAAAATCCCCAATTTGACATGGGGTTTTTCTGGAAACGCCTACGTCTGCGGCTATACCGGTTAGTACCGGCTTATGCATTCATCGTTCTTTTGGAAGCATCGATCAGCCGACGGTTCATGGTCGGTCCGGTCGGTCAACATTTGGTGGGAGATTCTCATCAAAAATGTCGTCAACTGTGGTGGACCAACCTTCTGTTCATCAACAACTACATCCACACAGACAGACCG TGCTTGATCCAGACATGGTACCTTGCAGCTGATATGCAACTCTACATTTTCTCACTCGGCACGTTGATGCTAATTTGGCGGTGGCCATTCCTAAAGAAGTACTTATTTACGGCTGGTCTCGCATGCGGACCGATTCTAACCGTTATCGTAGCCTACATGACAAACGCCTCTCCGGTCATGACCGAAGATCTTAAACTGAACGAGCAGTACAATTTCGGCCACAGCTACTTCCAGCTGTACCAGCCATTCCACATGAACATAACCATCTATTTCGCCGGAATGTTGGCTGGCTTCATTTACCATCGATACCGCACTTCCCGCAGGGAAGTCCTCGTATCCCGGCTGCAGATAAACACCTTCTGGACCCTGGTGCTGCTCTACTTCTTCACCTGTATCTCCGACAATTGGATTGTGCAACACAGATCAACGACTTCGCCCGTACTGCTGGCAATCTATGCGACCCTGTTCAAGCACTCCTTCGGAGCACTGTGCACAGTCATACAACTACGGACGGCACTGCAAACTCGGCGCTCGCGGTTCCGAAGTTTCTGCGGACACCCGATCTTCCGGGTGTTGGGCAAACTTTGCTACAGTTTCTTTCTGATTCATTTCACCGTGACTCTTCAGGTGATCGGTGCCGTCAAGCAACCGATCTTCTTCAGTCCCCGTGGTGTG GCCGAGTTCATGATGAGTATTCAAATGTGGATGTTGTTTTACGGGACACTGATGTGCGTGCTCATTGAACTTCCTTTCAATGTAGCCCTGCGAGAGCTGCTGGAAGAAGCAAAAGACCGTCCGGTTACGGAAGGGAAAGAAGTTGGGACCAGCCGTCAACAGAAATCAAATGGTGTGCATTAG